The Mycolicibacterium flavescens genome has a segment encoding these proteins:
- the limC_4 gene encoding carveol dehydrogenase: MSKSLAGKVAFITGAARGQGRAHAVRLAREGADIIGVDICENIASMTYPNASMADLDETERLVEKEGQRMVARKGDVRSYRDMLTAVDAGVEQFGRIDIIIANAGIVRLAGESDDFMQDWQDVIDTNLTGVYHTIRAALPVMRGGKQGGSIVITSSTAGLKGTASLNASGNAYAAAKRGVVALMQNLANYLAPEWIRVNTIHPTGVLSGMTQNDAMNALMAQAAEGGQNAISGMENALPLPILQPEDVAHAVAFLVSEEAKFITGIQWPLDAGFTVR; encoded by the coding sequence ATGTCGAAGTCACTGGCAGGAAAGGTCGCCTTCATCACCGGCGCGGCGAGAGGGCAGGGCCGTGCGCACGCCGTGCGGTTGGCTCGTGAAGGAGCCGACATCATCGGAGTCGATATCTGCGAGAACATCGCGTCGATGACGTATCCGAATGCCTCGATGGCCGACCTCGACGAAACCGAGAGGCTCGTCGAGAAAGAAGGTCAACGCATGGTGGCGCGCAAAGGCGATGTTCGGAGCTATCGCGACATGCTGACCGCGGTGGATGCCGGTGTCGAGCAGTTCGGCCGTATCGACATCATCATCGCCAATGCCGGAATCGTCCGTCTAGCAGGCGAATCAGACGATTTCATGCAGGATTGGCAGGATGTGATCGACACCAACCTGACCGGCGTCTACCACACCATCCGAGCCGCGTTGCCCGTCATGCGTGGGGGCAAACAAGGTGGATCGATTGTCATCACAAGCTCCACAGCGGGTCTGAAGGGCACCGCCTCGCTCAACGCCAGCGGAAACGCCTACGCCGCAGCCAAACGCGGCGTGGTCGCGCTGATGCAGAACCTCGCCAACTACCTTGCCCCCGAATGGATCCGGGTGAACACCATCCACCCCACCGGAGTGCTCAGCGGAATGACGCAGAACGACGCGATGAACGCGCTGATGGCGCAGGCGGCTGAAGGCGGCCAGAATGCGATCTCGGGCATGGAGAACGCGCTACCGCTGCCCATCCTCCAACCCGAGGATGTCGCCCACGCTGTAGCTTTCCTGGTTTCGGAGGAGGCCAAATTCATCACCGGCATTCAGTGGCCGCTCGACGCAGGCTTCACGGTTCGGTGA
- a CDS encoding gamma-carboxymuconolactone decarboxylase subunit like protein produces the protein MSTNPPYQDVMVADPVVGPVWERPGLSRRDRRFVTLTCVCALESVDLMNQHMYAALASGDITYEELLEFVLHFAVYCGWPRASEAEGAARNEWVRLAEERGEEVPPRPELPTESLGPTDHDVRLDEGEKCFVDVNLLPAPPRDSPYFQAGILAFVFGHLWQRPNLGRRERRLITVAAVGVSGALGPIYSHVGSALESGDISRSEMNEVILQFSAYSGFPKGRVLQTAADESWQRIAAAMPTANAKGV, from the coding sequence GTGAGCACGAACCCGCCTTATCAGGACGTGATGGTCGCCGACCCGGTCGTCGGGCCGGTGTGGGAACGGCCGGGGTTGAGTCGGCGAGACCGCCGGTTCGTCACGCTGACCTGCGTGTGTGCACTCGAAAGCGTCGACCTCATGAACCAGCACATGTACGCCGCACTGGCCAGCGGCGACATCACCTACGAGGAACTGCTCGAATTCGTCCTGCACTTCGCGGTGTACTGCGGCTGGCCGCGGGCGTCGGAAGCCGAAGGCGCGGCACGTAATGAGTGGGTTCGATTAGCTGAAGAGCGGGGTGAGGAAGTACCGCCGAGGCCAGAACTCCCGACGGAATCGCTTGGGCCGACGGATCACGACGTTCGCCTCGACGAGGGTGAGAAGTGCTTCGTCGACGTGAACCTGCTGCCGGCTCCGCCGCGGGACTCGCCGTACTTCCAGGCCGGCATCCTGGCATTCGTCTTCGGCCACCTCTGGCAACGACCGAACCTCGGCCGTCGCGAGCGCCGATTGATCACGGTCGCTGCGGTCGGGGTGTCCGGTGCGCTCGGGCCGATCTATTCCCATGTCGGATCGGCCCTGGAGTCCGGCGACATCAGCCGTTCGGAGATGAACGAAGTCATTTTGCAGTTCTCTGCCTACAGCGGATTTCCCAAGGGCCGGGTCCTCCAGACAGCCGCAGACGAGTCGTGGCAGCGCATCGCGGCCGCCATGCCAACCGCCAATGCGAAAGGAGTCTGA
- a CDS encoding conserved lipoprotein/antigen — protein MTSGCSTGYAALGTHTATVLINGVEIGERLPVRCEQVEWTWRIETLESAPGFVAQIQTGDSIIARGVQIEELGGFTGSYWAGTVGQADADISDGTFRITGSAEGYYHHDPSEDATADFVIRTDC, from the coding sequence GTGACATCGGGATGTTCGACGGGCTACGCCGCGCTCGGTACCCATACGGCCACGGTGCTCATCAACGGCGTCGAAATCGGTGAGCGACTACCTGTCCGGTGTGAACAGGTCGAGTGGACCTGGCGCATCGAGACGCTCGAAAGCGCGCCCGGCTTCGTCGCACAGATCCAGACCGGCGACTCGATCATTGCGCGTGGAGTTCAGATCGAGGAGCTCGGCGGTTTCACGGGAAGCTACTGGGCGGGCACGGTCGGACAGGCTGACGCCGATATCTCCGATGGCACATTCCGGATAACCGGATCAGCTGAGGGCTACTACCATCACGACCCTTCGGAAGACGCCACAGCAGACTTCGTCATACGGACCGACTGCTGA
- a CDS encoding short-chain alcohol dehydrogenase → MRSLNGATAVITGGASGIGLATAHSLANRGARLVIADIHADNADRAVADIRADGHTAEAFVCDVAKDQAFADLGEFTRQRYGSVDIVMNNVGVLTSGRPDHLPVGEWERIIKINLMSVVRSNAVFLPQLISQGHGHIVNTASFAGLYTYSYDRIPYAATKAAIIQISEGLRLYLHPQGIGVTVVCPGPVATNILATMPPTFGPEVQTGLPGEQFGILQPEEVGEQVAEAILNDTFMVYTDDQVRDVLVERATDWNSFIAKQTEKLAQR, encoded by the coding sequence GTGAGATCACTGAACGGTGCGACGGCCGTCATCACCGGCGGAGCCAGCGGCATCGGATTGGCGACCGCGCACTCCCTGGCCAATCGGGGAGCGCGGCTCGTGATTGCCGACATCCACGCCGACAACGCGGATCGGGCAGTGGCGGACATCAGGGCCGACGGCCACACGGCAGAAGCCTTCGTGTGTGATGTCGCCAAGGATCAGGCATTCGCAGATCTCGGCGAATTCACGCGGCAGCGCTACGGATCGGTCGACATCGTCATGAACAACGTCGGCGTGTTGACCAGCGGCCGACCCGACCATCTCCCAGTCGGCGAATGGGAACGGATCATCAAGATCAACCTGATGTCCGTCGTTCGGAGTAACGCCGTCTTCCTGCCTCAACTCATTTCGCAGGGGCACGGCCATATCGTCAACACCGCCTCGTTCGCCGGGCTCTACACGTATTCATATGACCGGATTCCGTACGCGGCGACGAAGGCCGCAATTATCCAGATCTCCGAAGGCCTCCGGCTCTACCTGCACCCGCAGGGCATCGGCGTCACCGTAGTGTGTCCGGGTCCGGTGGCGACGAACATCCTCGCGACGATGCCCCCTACCTTCGGGCCAGAGGTCCAGACCGGCCTGCCCGGAGAACAATTCGGCATCCTGCAACCCGAGGAAGTCGGCGAGCAGGTCGCAGAGGCGATTCTCAACGACACCTTCATGGTCTACACCGACGATCAGGTGCGTGATGTCCTCGTCGAGCGCGCGACGGACTGGAACTCGTTCATCGCAAAACAGACCGAGAAGCTGGCTCAACGCTGA
- a CDS encoding phytanoyl-CoA dioxygenase (PhyH) family protein, with protein sequence MSIDDDPVTTLDDLRSDLARRHKWTPSGGASVDPAVVDADMAALDRDGYLIWENLLDADECRQIKATVAPWLSHAGRNSFEGHRTQRIYSLLSRTRVCDRLVDHPRVLAVLDRLLMDNYLLSALQAINIQPGETAQLPHHDDGFYPIPRPRAPLAAATIWAIDDFTADNGATVLYPGSHRWGRRRPEPDDPAIPVVMPAGSCVFFVGTLWHGGGANTTDSARLAVTAQYCQPWLRPMEAFTLSISRDTAREVSDDIRRMIGYSIHPPFVGAVDGLHPLRLLEQP encoded by the coding sequence ATGAGCATCGACGACGATCCGGTCACCACGCTCGACGACCTGCGCAGCGATCTGGCGCGCCGGCACAAGTGGACACCCAGCGGCGGCGCCTCGGTGGACCCTGCGGTCGTCGACGCCGATATGGCCGCCCTCGACCGCGACGGCTACCTCATCTGGGAGAACCTGCTTGACGCCGACGAATGCCGGCAGATAAAGGCGACGGTCGCACCCTGGCTCTCGCACGCCGGACGCAACTCCTTCGAAGGACACCGCACCCAGCGCATCTACAGCCTGCTGAGCAGGACCCGCGTGTGCGACCGACTCGTCGATCACCCTCGGGTGCTCGCGGTCCTCGACCGGCTGCTGATGGACAACTACCTACTGTCGGCCCTACAAGCCATCAACATCCAGCCCGGCGAGACCGCGCAACTGCCTCATCACGACGACGGGTTCTATCCGATTCCGCGGCCCCGCGCTCCGCTCGCCGCCGCCACGATCTGGGCGATCGACGACTTCACCGCCGACAACGGCGCCACCGTGCTCTACCCGGGCAGTCACCGCTGGGGCAGGCGACGGCCCGAGCCGGACGATCCCGCGATCCCCGTCGTCATGCCTGCCGGCTCGTGCGTCTTCTTCGTCGGCACCCTCTGGCACGGCGGTGGCGCCAACACCACGGACAGCGCGCGACTGGCCGTCACCGCCCAGTACTGCCAGCCGTGGCTGCGGCCGATGGAGGCGTTCACGCTGTCGATCTCCCGCGACACGGCGCGAGAGGTCTCCGACGACATCCGGCGCATGATCGGCTACAGCATTCACCCGCCGTTCGTCGGCGCCGTCGACGGCCTGCACCCGCTGCGGCTGTTGGAGCAACCGTAG